One genomic region from Spirochaetales bacterium encodes:
- a CDS encoding ABC transporter substrate-binding protein produces MRITIKARLFHKRGKKRPWKWSKRMIPENGRPLPGKTLFSCVLALLLMLFAGCGQHREESDKGKGEIFTAPVSEEKLPSGITWLTNNSDPAFSSPRAKKGGTFRDFLLSFPPTFRIVGPDSNSDFRSYILDNQLSLINIHPNTENLIPEIATHWAFDEDGKTMYFRLNPNARWSDGKKVTAHDFAYTLEFMRSEHIVAPWYNDFYTEFIDRAVVYDDYTLAMVATRPMPDIWLYLAIRPVPRHFYGTLNENFVTDYNWAVEPNTGPYRIKEFEKGKSVTLERKKDWWAKDLKYFKNRFNADRIKVIVIKDRNLAWEYFKKGEIDTFWMPFPDYWYDKSQIPEVEKGYIYKVMFFNDTRQGAYGIYMNQDTEIFKDKNVRYAFAHGMNVELVIKKILRNDYYRLENGNVGYGKYSNYNIRARRYDLDKVEYYMKEAGWKRGADGIWMKGKLRFSVNVTYNAENMTPRLVVLKEEALKAGIELLLDKLDGTAVYKKVMEKKHEAVWWQWSTSFTPQYWEGYHSINAHKPQTNNITNTDDPELDEMIDEYRNTTDEEKRIALSKKIQQKIYDICPFVPLFMVPYLRSAAWRWWRLPDVPGAKMNNEDLFNPFFGDYNYGGLFWYDEQLLKETDEAMKKGVSLGEVTIVDETYKMDILK; encoded by the coding sequence ATGAGAATAACGATAAAAGCCCGACTTTTTCATAAACGGGGAAAAAAGCGCCCGTGGAAATGGTCGAAACGCATGATACCGGAAAACGGCCGTCCGTTACCGGGAAAAACGCTTTTCTCCTGTGTTCTCGCGCTGCTTTTGATGCTGTTTGCCGGCTGCGGGCAACACCGTGAAGAATCGGATAAAGGGAAAGGGGAAATTTTTACGGCGCCCGTGTCCGAAGAAAAACTCCCTTCGGGGATCACCTGGCTGACCAACAATTCCGATCCCGCCTTCTCCTCGCCCAGGGCGAAAAAAGGCGGCACCTTCCGCGATTTTTTGTTGAGTTTCCCCCCCACTTTCCGTATCGTGGGACCGGACTCGAACAGCGATTTCCGTTCCTATATCCTCGACAACCAGTTGAGCCTTATCAATATCCATCCCAACACGGAAAATCTCATTCCGGAAATCGCCACCCACTGGGCATTCGACGAGGACGGAAAAACCATGTATTTCAGACTCAACCCGAACGCGCGGTGGTCGGACGGAAAGAAGGTGACGGCCCACGATTTCGCCTATACCCTCGAGTTCATGCGGTCAGAACACATCGTGGCGCCATGGTACAATGATTTCTATACCGAGTTCATCGACAGGGCCGTCGTTTATGACGATTACACCCTGGCCATGGTCGCGACGCGCCCCATGCCGGACATCTGGCTTTACCTGGCGATAAGGCCTGTCCCGCGCCACTTTTACGGCACCCTGAACGAGAATTTCGTGACAGACTACAACTGGGCCGTCGAACCGAATACGGGGCCGTATCGGATAAAGGAGTTCGAAAAGGGAAAAAGCGTCACCCTCGAACGGAAAAAAGACTGGTGGGCGAAGGATCTGAAATATTTCAAAAACAGGTTTAATGCCGACAGGATAAAAGTAATAGTGATAAAAGATCGAAATCTCGCATGGGAATATTTTAAAAAAGGGGAAATCGATACATTCTGGATGCCCTTTCCGGATTACTGGTACGACAAATCGCAGATACCGGAGGTCGAGAAGGGCTATATCTACAAGGTAATGTTCTTCAATGACACGAGACAGGGTGCATACGGCATCTATATGAATCAGGATACCGAAATTTTCAAGGACAAAAACGTCCGGTACGCTTTCGCCCATGGAATGAACGTGGAGCTTGTCATTAAAAAGATATTGAGAAACGACTATTACCGTCTTGAAAACGGGAATGTGGGTTACGGAAAATATTCGAACTACAATATAAGGGCGCGCCGTTACGATCTTGATAAAGTGGAATATTATATGAAGGAAGCGGGATGGAAACGCGGCGCTGACGGTATCTGGATGAAGGGGAAATTGCGGTTTTCAGTCAATGTTACCTATAACGCCGAGAACATGACCCCGCGGCTTGTCGTTTTAAAGGAAGAGGCGTTAAAGGCCGGGATAGAACTTCTCCTCGACAAACTCGACGGTACCGCGGTCTATAAAAAAGTCATGGAAAAAAAGCACGAGGCGGTATGGTGGCAGTGGAGCACGAGTTTCACTCCACAGTACTGGGAAGGCTACCACTCGATAAACGCGCATAAACCCCAGACGAACAATATCACCAATACCGATGACCCCGAACTCGATGAGATGATCGACGAGTACCGGAATACAACGGATGAAGAAAAACGGATAGCGCTGTCAAAGAAAATTCAGCAAAAAATCTATGATATCTGCCCCTTTGTCCCGCTTTTCATGGTCCCGTATTTAAGAAGCGCGGCCTGGCGGTGGTGGCGGCTTCCCGATGTCCCCGGCGCAAAAATGAACAATGAAGACCTCTTCAATCCTTTTTTCGGCGATTACAACTACGGGGGACTATTCTGGTACGACGAACAGCTCCTCAAGGAAACGGATGAGGCAATGAAAAAGGGTGTTTCACTCGGCGAGGTGACCATCGTGGACGAAACTTATAAAATGGATATATTGAAGTAA
- a CDS encoding ATP-binding cassette domain-containing protein codes for MSEYLVEVKHLKTYFPIMGGVFWHEVGKIYAVDDVSFTIREGETLGLVGESGCGKTTLGRTIDYLYKATGGDVLFQGRNIFTLKKKELYTLRRNMQMIFQDPFESLNPRHTIGAILEEPFLIHSIGTRQERKKQISSLLEQVGLPPDVLQRYPHEFSGGQRQRIGIARALTLQPKLIICDEPVSALDVSIQSQILNLLVRLQETFKLTYLFIAHDLAVVKYISDRIAVMYLGKIVELTGADEIYRHPVHPYTQALISAIPVPDPVISKAKQRRILKGDVPSSSNPPPGCRFHTRCPMVIDVCREKEPPLLPVDSEKSHKHLVACHRAEEIVKAAST; via the coding sequence ATGAGTGAATATCTGGTTGAAGTGAAACACCTCAAAACATATTTCCCCATTATGGGCGGCGTGTTCTGGCACGAGGTCGGGAAAATTTATGCGGTCGACGATGTGTCGTTCACGATCCGGGAAGGAGAAACCCTCGGACTGGTTGGTGAATCGGGATGCGGAAAAACCACGCTGGGAAGAACGATCGACTACCTCTACAAGGCGACCGGAGGAGACGTTCTTTTTCAGGGAAGAAACATTTTTACCCTGAAGAAAAAGGAACTGTACACCCTGCGGCGAAACATGCAGATGATCTTTCAGGATCCCTTCGAGTCCCTGAATCCCCGTCATACGATAGGCGCCATACTTGAAGAACCGTTTCTCATCCATTCGATCGGAACAAGACAGGAACGGAAAAAACAGATCTCGAGTCTTTTGGAACAGGTCGGTCTGCCGCCCGATGTATTGCAGCGGTACCCCCACGAGTTCAGCGGCGGACAAAGGCAGCGGATCGGTATCGCGCGGGCTCTGACGTTACAGCCGAAACTGATCATCTGCGACGAACCCGTTTCCGCCCTGGATGTCTCCATCCAGTCGCAGATACTCAACCTGCTTGTCAGGCTGCAGGAAACGTTCAAACTGACGTATCTGTTTATCGCCCACGATCTCGCGGTGGTCAAATATATTTCGGACAGAATCGCGGTTATGTACCTGGGTAAAATCGTCGAATTGACGGGTGCGGACGAAATATACCGGCACCCCGTTCATCCATATACACAGGCGCTTATATCGGCGATTCCCGTTCCGGACCCCGTTATCTCAAAAGCCAAACAAAGACGGATATTGAAAGGCGATGTGCCTTCTTCCAGCAACCCGCCGCCCGGCTGCCGTTTTCATACGAGATGTCCCATGGTCATCGATGTATGCCGGGAGAAAGAACCGCCGCTTCTTCCCGTCGATTCCGAAAAAAGCCACAAGCACCTGGTTGCCTGCCACAGGGCGGAAGAGATCGTCAAGGCGGCTTCAACCTGA
- the speE gene encoding polyamine aminopropyltransferase, with the protein MWIQDAWDVRKGRTISIQVRKEIERVKSQFQEIVIYETECFGKLMLIDGVIMLTEFDEFAYHEMIAHVPLHTHPAPGKVLVIGGGDGGTVREVLKHGVREVVLCDIDEEVIKLSQRHLPAISSSLADPRVSIVCRDGTEYIREKPGYYDVIIVDSTDPEGPGEQLFTRRFYENMKEALAPEGIAVTQSESMYYDRKTIRNLFSFNKTLFPVACYYYALVPTYPSGTIGFSLCSRKYHPLENIHPCSISGLRYYSTEIHRASFTLPEFMKEDVGG; encoded by the coding sequence ATGTGGATTCAGGATGCCTGGGACGTACGGAAAGGCCGGACGATCTCGATTCAGGTCAGGAAAGAAATCGAACGCGTAAAATCGCAGTTTCAGGAAATAGTAATATATGAAACGGAGTGCTTCGGGAAATTGATGCTTATCGACGGCGTAATCATGCTCACCGAATTTGATGAGTTCGCCTATCATGAAATGATCGCCCATGTGCCGCTTCACACGCACCCCGCTCCCGGGAAGGTTCTGGTGATCGGGGGCGGGGACGGCGGAACGGTTCGCGAAGTACTCAAGCATGGGGTGAGGGAGGTCGTTCTCTGCGACATTGATGAAGAAGTCATCAAATTGTCACAAAGGCACCTCCCGGCAATTTCCTCATCCCTTGCCGACCCGCGCGTCAGCATTGTATGCAGGGACGGGACGGAGTACATCAGGGAGAAACCGGGGTATTATGACGTGATCATCGTTGATTCAACGGATCCCGAAGGGCCGGGCGAACAGCTCTTTACCAGACGTTTTTATGAAAACATGAAGGAAGCCCTGGCGCCTGAAGGGATCGCGGTGACGCAATCGGAAAGCATGTATTACGACAGGAAGACAATCAGGAACCTTTTTTCCTTTAACAAAACCCTGTTTCCGGTCGCCTGTTATTATTACGCCCTGGTGCCGACCTACCCTTCGGGGACAATAGGATTTTCCCTCTGTTCCAGGAAATATCATCCCCTCGAGAATATACATCCGTGTTCGATTTCCGGCCTCCGTTATTATTCCACGGAGATTCACAGGGCGTCATTCACTCTTCCCGAATTCATGAAAGAGGATGTCGGGGGATGA
- a CDS encoding S-adenosylmethionine decarboxylase produces METMIRFNQSIPNEKLLGYEELKARFVETGAWGLLSCIDLHECDSKTIRDPEAVKEYVVQLCSLIEMRRFGECVVVNFGEDERVAGLSMTQLIETSLISGHFANLTNSAYIDIFSCKFYNPYAAAEFTRSYFSAGDYTMQLNLRR; encoded by the coding sequence ATGGAAACGATGATACGATTTAATCAATCTATCCCGAACGAAAAGCTCCTCGGTTACGAGGAACTCAAAGCCCGGTTTGTCGAAACCGGTGCGTGGGGCCTTTTATCGTGTATTGATTTACACGAGTGCGATTCCAAAACGATAAGGGATCCTGAAGCGGTAAAAGAGTATGTCGTGCAGCTCTGTTCGCTGATCGAGATGAGAAGGTTCGGAGAATGTGTGGTCGTCAATTTTGGAGAGGACGAGCGGGTGGCCGGTCTTTCCATGACGCAGCTTATCGAGACGTCATTGATATCGGGGCACTTCGCCAATCTGACCAACAGCGCGTATATCGATATATTTTCGTGTAAATTTTACAATCCGTACGCCGCCGCCGAGTTTACAAGGAGTTATTTCTCCGCGGGCGACTACACGATGCAGTTGAATCTGAGACGTTAG
- a CDS encoding ABC transporter ATP-binding protein: MDNGFILEVRGLITSFKTEAGKINAVEDVGFSLRRGKTLGLVGESGCGKSVTALSVMRLLPKPAGTIEGGSVVFDGEDLLRLPPDAMHRIRGKRISMIFQEPMTALNPIQRVGKQLDEVYLLHNPGVKKETAKERSVGLLKEIGLPDPEKRYTEYPHQLSGGMRQRVMIAMAISCEPEILIADEPTTALDVTIQAQILDIIRRLQETTGMSIIFITHDLGVIAEVCDDVVVMYAGKIAETASAVELFSNPRHPYTMGLLSSIPRLENERKITLPVIEGRVPSLYELPEGCRFQNRCPYVMDICRKDPPPLFEMAENHYASCYYAEKQK; the protein is encoded by the coding sequence ATGGATAACGGGTTTATTCTGGAAGTCAGGGGCCTGATCACCTCGTTCAAAACAGAGGCGGGCAAAATCAACGCGGTCGAGGATGTCGGCTTCAGCCTGCGCAGGGGTAAAACACTCGGGCTTGTCGGCGAATCGGGGTGCGGAAAAAGCGTGACCGCGCTTTCCGTCATGCGCCTGCTGCCGAAGCCCGCGGGAACTATCGAAGGGGGGAGTGTCGTCTTCGACGGGGAGGACCTCCTCCGGCTGCCACCTGACGCCATGCACCGGATACGGGGCAAACGGATATCGATGATATTCCAGGAACCGATGACCGCCCTGAACCCGATTCAGCGTGTGGGAAAACAGCTCGATGAAGTCTATCTCCTGCACAACCCCGGGGTAAAAAAGGAAACGGCAAAGGAAAGATCCGTCGGTCTGCTCAAAGAGATCGGCCTGCCCGATCCTGAAAAACGGTACACCGAATATCCGCATCAGCTTTCAGGGGGTATGCGGCAGCGGGTGATGATCGCCATGGCCATCTCGTGCGAACCGGAAATCCTGATCGCGGACGAACCCACGACGGCCCTGGATGTCACGATCCAGGCACAGATACTCGATATCATCAGGCGGCTGCAGGAAACGACCGGCATGTCGATCATATTTATCACCCACGACCTCGGCGTCATCGCCGAGGTCTGCGACGACGTCGTCGTCATGTATGCGGGTAAAATCGCGGAAACCGCGTCCGCCGTCGAATTATTCTCAAACCCGAGACATCCCTACACGATGGGCCTGCTCTCATCGATTCCGAGACTCGAGAATGAACGAAAGATAACGCTTCCCGTTATCGAGGGAAGGGTTCCGAGTCTGTACGAACTGCCCGAAGGGTGCCGTTTTCAGAACAGGTGTCCGTATGTCATGGATATATGCAGGAAGGACCCTCCCCCGCTCTTCGAGATGGCGGAAAACCATTATGCAAGCTGTTATTATGCGGAAAAACAAAAATGA
- a CDS encoding ABC transporter substrate-binding protein has protein sequence MKKKYCIFAILALVFTAGSCGNGGGEKTGTEHYVFKAPLSSEPLPDDLVWLTNEEDETFASPEAKKGGTMVVALYSFPNTFRIVGPDSNNSFATYIRGNDMLPVGLHPNTENIIPDLATHWAYKHDNKTMFFKLNRKARWSDGVPLTAHDFAYTLKFMRSEYIVSPYYNEVYAEDKFEVIVYDDYTFAIVNKESEVTESDLFFHVNMYPTPSHFYGELDEDFIEKYNWTSVPNPGPYQITDFEKGRSITFERKKDWWAKDMKYYKNRFNVDKIIFKVIKDQNLTWEYFKKGELDVHGATHPTYYYEKTDIDLFHNGYIDKIWFYFDIRQSPWGMYLNRDNELFKTNNLRYAFAHAMNLELVNEKILRNEYYRLEQAFIGYGKYTNNTIRARRFDLDKVDAYMKAEGWKRGKDGIWTKGGLSYSVDVTYSSDLDTQRLVVLKEEAQKAGIELKLDKLDGSAAYKKVMEKKHDVAVWGWTTKFRPVYFQQYLSEYAHKPQTNNITNTDDKALDELIDKYRYSYEESERVRLSLLIQEKLHEECSFVPWFMVPYVRQAYWRWWRLPEPPGTKSSDSVFEPFDSSFGGLFWYDEKMHRETTDAMKSGKTFEPAEIIDKTYMMDILK, from the coding sequence ATGAAAAAAAAATACTGTATATTCGCGATTCTGGCGCTTGTTTTTACCGCCGGCTCCTGCGGCAATGGCGGGGGAGAAAAAACGGGGACGGAGCATTACGTGTTCAAAGCCCCCCTTTCTTCCGAGCCGCTTCCCGACGATCTGGTCTGGCTGACAAACGAGGAAGACGAAACGTTCGCCTCCCCGGAGGCGAAAAAGGGAGGGACCATGGTCGTGGCCTTATATTCGTTTCCCAATACCTTCCGAATCGTGGGGCCGGACTCGAACAATAGTTTCGCCACCTATATCAGGGGTAATGACATGTTACCGGTGGGACTCCACCCCAACACGGAAAACATCATCCCCGATCTTGCCACACACTGGGCCTACAAACATGACAACAAGACCATGTTTTTCAAACTGAACAGAAAGGCGAGGTGGTCCGACGGCGTTCCCCTGACCGCGCATGATTTTGCCTATACCCTGAAATTCATGCGTTCGGAATACATCGTCTCCCCATACTACAATGAAGTATATGCGGAGGATAAATTCGAAGTCATCGTCTATGACGATTATACCTTCGCGATCGTGAACAAGGAAAGCGAGGTAACGGAAAGCGACCTTTTTTTCCATGTTAATATGTATCCGACACCATCGCATTTTTACGGCGAACTCGATGAGGATTTTATCGAGAAATACAACTGGACCTCCGTCCCCAATCCCGGACCGTATCAGATAACCGATTTCGAAAAGGGCCGGAGTATCACCTTCGAACGGAAAAAGGACTGGTGGGCGAAAGACATGAAATATTACAAAAACAGGTTCAACGTGGATAAAATAATCTTCAAGGTCATCAAGGACCAGAACCTCACCTGGGAATATTTCAAAAAGGGAGAGCTCGACGTACACGGGGCGACCCACCCCACCTACTATTACGAGAAGACCGATATCGATCTCTTTCATAACGGCTATATCGACAAGATATGGTTTTACTTCGATATACGGCAGTCGCCGTGGGGCATGTACCTCAACCGGGACAACGAGCTTTTCAAAACGAACAACCTCCGGTACGCCTTTGCCCATGCCATGAACCTGGAACTGGTAAACGAGAAAATTCTCCGCAACGAATACTACCGTCTCGAGCAGGCATTTATCGGGTACGGCAAATACACGAACAACACCATACGGGCGCGGCGGTTCGATCTCGATAAAGTGGATGCGTACATGAAGGCGGAGGGATGGAAACGCGGCAAGGACGGTATCTGGACCAAAGGCGGCCTCAGTTATTCGGTGGATGTCACCTACAGCTCGGATCTCGACACCCAGCGCCTCGTTGTCCTGAAAGAGGAGGCGCAGAAGGCCGGTATCGAACTGAAACTCGACAAACTCGACGGTTCGGCCGCATACAAGAAGGTCATGGAAAAAAAACACGATGTCGCGGTCTGGGGCTGGACCACGAAGTTCAGGCCGGTTTATTTCCAGCAGTATCTCTCAGAATACGCGCACAAACCGCAGACAAACAACATCACCAATACCGACGACAAGGCTCTCGATGAGTTGATCGACAAATACCGGTATTCCTATGAAGAAAGCGAACGGGTAAGGCTTTCCCTGCTGATCCAGGAAAAACTCCACGAAGAATGCTCCTTTGTCCCCTGGTTCATGGTCCCCTATGTCCGGCAGGCTTACTGGCGGTGGTGGCGGCTGCCGGAACCGCCCGGGACAAAAAGTTCGGACAGCGTTTTCGAACCCTTCGATTCAAGCTTTGGCGGGCTTTTCTGGTACGACGAAAAAATGCACAGGGAAACCACAGACGCGATGAAATCGGGAAAAACCTTCGAGCCCGCGGAAATCATCGATAAAACCTATATGATGGACATACTGAAATAG
- a CDS encoding S-adenosylmethionine decarboxylase proenzyme, translating into MKALGNHLLIELYNCDSGIINDLRRIQSVMLEAVRVAGATVIQPVFHQFNPHGISGVVVIAESHFSIHTWPEYGYCALDIFTCGDEMDSARAVEYLKEEFCAGSLSIMEVKRGTLDIPKEKLLHKPVELC; encoded by the coding sequence ATGAAGGCATTAGGGAATCACTTGTTAATTGAATTGTACAATTGTGATTCTGGAATCATTAATGATTTAAGGAGAATCCAGAGTGTTATGCTTGAGGCGGTGAGAGTAGCCGGGGCGACGGTAATACAGCCGGTATTTCACCAGTTCAATCCGCACGGGATAAGCGGCGTCGTGGTTATTGCCGAATCCCATTTCTCTATTCATACATGGCCAGAATATGGATATTGTGCGCTGGACATATTCACTTGTGGCGATGAGATGGATAGCGCTCGGGCGGTCGAGTATTTAAAAGAAGAGTTTTGCGCAGGTTCTCTCTCTATCATGGAGGTTAAACGGGGAACTCTGGATATTCCAAAAGAGAAGCTTTTACACAAGCCTGTGGAGTTATGCTGA